DNA from Synechococcus sp. CBW1108:
CCTGCCCGCCAGCGTGACCCCTAACGCCAGTGACCCGATCGTGGTGCAGCCCCGCTGGCCCCTCGATCTGGAGGCCAGCCTGCTGGCGGCCTACCGGGGCAATCCCGAACTGGAGCGATCCTGGCCACCCGCACGGCCCTGGCCCAGCAGAGCCAGGCCACCGCGGCCGGACTGCTGCCAAAGCTCTCCCTGTTTGCCAGCGGCGGTGGCAGCAGCTCCCAAACCAGCCTCGGCGACTTCACGCTTGCCGGGGGCGGCTGCTGCGGTTCCACCGCCCTGCCCTTGAGCACCACCAACGGCTGGGACTGGTCGGTGGGTTTGACCTTTACCTGGCTGCTGTTTGATGCCGGCACCACCGCTGGCCAGGCCCGTGCCCTGACCAAACAGGCGGCGGCCACAGCCCAGCAATATGCCGCCAGTCGCAACGACATCCGCCTGCGGATCGAGCAAGCGTTCTTCAACCACGAGGCCAGCCTGGCCAAGCTGAGTTCAGCGCGCCGAGGAGTGGCGGCTGCCCTGGAGGCCTTCCGTGACGTGCGTCTGCGCTACCTAACCGGCCTAGACAGCGAGCTCAATCTCTCCAACACGCAGGACCGTCTGATCAACAGCCTGGTGCGGCGGATCAACGCCACGGTCAACGTGAATATCACTTACGCGAAGTTGCTGAAGGAACTGCTGCCGATGCCGCGCGATCCCAATCTGCCGATCCAGACCCAGCTTCAGCTCAGCAGCAGTGGCGCCGCCACCCAACCTTGAACGGGCGACACCCCATGGCTGCCGCCCTGCCCTCCCTGAGCCCTATTTGGCGCAACAGTCTGCGTATCTGGCTGGCCAGCACCCTGACGATCGGGATCCTGTTTTGGTCAGGGCGCAACCACCTGCTGGGGCTGGCTCTTGTGATGGCTGTGTTGTTCGTGAATGAGAACGACCTCACCCCCGCCCGCAGCATTGGCCAGCTGGTGG
Protein-coding regions in this window:
- a CDS encoding TolC family protein; the protein is MFASGGGSSSQTSLGDFTLAGGGCCGSTALPLSTTNGWDWSVGLTFTWLLFDAGTTAGQARALTKQAAATAQQYAASRNDIRLRIEQAFFNHEASLAKLSSARRGVAAALEAFRDVRLRYLTGLDSELNLSNTQDRLINSLVRRINATVNVNITYAKLLKELLPMPRDPNLPIQTQLQLSSSGAATQP